From Pirellulales bacterium, a single genomic window includes:
- a CDS encoding type II toxin-antitoxin system PemK/MazF family toxin: MKPIQRGTIIWAAIADKERRSESKERPALVVSSNERIAAGDDLAVLVISTKFAYPPPPHWFLVPSDPSGHPVTGLDQPSVVKTDWPERIPQSQVLQVRGRAPAALVKQVINYLKQQIAKRPPKPQ; encoded by the coding sequence ATGAAGCCGATCCAACGAGGAACGATCATTTGGGCGGCGATCGCCGACAAAGAGCGGCGTTCCGAGAGTAAAGAGCGCCCGGCGCTCGTTGTTTCGTCCAATGAACGCATCGCGGCAGGCGACGACCTCGCCGTTTTGGTGATCAGCACAAAGTTCGCGTATCCGCCGCCTCCGCATTGGTTCTTGGTGCCGAGCGACCCTAGCGGCCACCCCGTAACGGGATTAGACCAGCCGTCCGTAGTGAAGACCGATTGGCCGGAAAGAATCCCGCAGTCGCAGGTATTGCAGGTCCGCGGCCGAGCGCCCGCGGCACTTGTCAAGCAGGTGATTAACTACCTCAAGCAGCAAATCGCCAAGCGGCCGCCGAAGCCGCAGTGA
- a CDS encoding NHL repeat-containing protein, giving the protein MFAAGCDDEGRSTGRVEKVWGRRGISEGRLQKPRAMAIDGQDHLYIVDMTARIQVFDADGNYLRGWQTPVHSAGRPTGLSFDRRGRLLVADTHYFRLLVYSPQGELLETMGGVPGHAPGEFGLVTDAVEDSSGNLYVAEYGEYDRIQKFSPDGEFLLEWGGHGSERGRFMRPQNMVVDEQDRIWVADACNHRIQVFDGDGHLLDLWGEEGSGPGQLYYPYDLVFDDAGQLYVCEWGNGRVQKFDRSGKSLGCWGRQGRAPGELDHPWALVRDSQGRIHVLDTQNHRVQRIGM; this is encoded by the coding sequence GTGTTTGCCGCCGGTTGCGATGACGAAGGCCGCTCGACCGGCCGGGTCGAAAAAGTCTGGGGCCGCCGCGGCATTTCTGAAGGACGGCTGCAAAAGCCGCGGGCCATGGCCATCGACGGCCAAGACCATCTCTATATCGTCGATATGACGGCCCGCATCCAGGTGTTCGACGCCGATGGCAACTACCTGCGCGGTTGGCAGACGCCGGTCCACTCAGCCGGGCGGCCCACCGGGCTGTCGTTCGATCGACGCGGCCGGCTGCTGGTGGCCGACACGCACTACTTCCGCCTGCTCGTTTATTCGCCGCAGGGTGAACTGCTGGAGACGATGGGCGGCGTGCCTGGTCATGCGCCCGGCGAGTTTGGCCTGGTGACCGACGCCGTCGAAGATTCGTCGGGCAATCTCTATGTGGCTGAATATGGCGAGTACGACCGGATTCAAAAGTTTTCGCCCGACGGCGAGTTCCTGCTCGAATGGGGCGGGCACGGTTCCGAGCGGGGGCGGTTCATGCGGCCGCAAAACATGGTGGTCGACGAGCAAGACCGCATCTGGGTGGCCGACGCCTGCAACCATCGCATCCAGGTCTTCGACGGCGACGGGCACCTGCTCGATCTGTGGGGCGAGGAAGGGAGCGGACCGGGGCAACTCTACTATCCTTACGACCTGGTGTTTGACGATGCCGGCCAACTCTACGTTTGCGAGTGGGGCAATGGCCGCGTGCAAAAGTTCGACCGATCGGGCAAGTCGCTCGGTTGTTGGGGCCGTCAAGGCCGCGCGCCCGGCGAGCTCGATCATCCCTGGGCGCTGGTCCGCGATAGCCAAGGGCGGATTCACGTCCTCGACACGCAAAACCACCGGGTGCAGCGGATTGGGATGTAA